The proteins below come from a single Deinococcus radiodurans R1 = ATCC 13939 = DSM 20539 genomic window:
- the nadE gene encoding ammonia-dependent NAD(+) synthetase, with protein MTPSPLPLSPLRSHIIRELHVQPDIDPGAEVERRVAFLCDYLQSTPTKGFVLGISGGQDSTLAGRLCQLAVERRRSQGHGATFLAVRLPYGVQADEADAQQALDFIQADREVTVNIKEAADASVAAAQAALGSEVRDFVRGNVKARERMVAQYALAGQENLLVVGTDHAAEALTGFYTKYGDGGVDLTPLSGLTKRQGAQLLAHLGAPEGTWRKVPTADLEDDRPGLPDEVALGVTYAQIDAYLEGREVSDEAAARLERLFLNSRHKRALPVTPFDGWWQPGEQKQS; from the coding sequence ATGACCCCTTCACCTCTGCCCCTTTCCCCGCTTCGCAGCCACATCATCCGCGAGCTGCACGTCCAGCCCGACATTGACCCGGGTGCCGAAGTCGAGCGGCGGGTCGCTTTTCTGTGCGACTACCTGCAAAGCACGCCGACCAAAGGCTTCGTGCTCGGCATCAGCGGCGGGCAGGATTCCACCCTGGCCGGGCGGCTGTGCCAGCTCGCGGTGGAGCGGCGGCGCTCGCAGGGGCACGGGGCGACGTTTCTCGCCGTGCGCCTGCCCTACGGCGTGCAGGCCGACGAGGCCGACGCGCAGCAGGCGCTCGATTTCATTCAGGCCGACCGCGAAGTGACGGTCAACATCAAGGAGGCGGCAGACGCCTCGGTGGCGGCGGCGCAGGCGGCCCTGGGCAGCGAAGTGCGCGATTTCGTGCGCGGCAACGTCAAGGCCCGCGAACGCATGGTGGCGCAGTACGCGCTCGCCGGGCAGGAAAACCTGCTGGTGGTGGGCACCGACCACGCGGCGGAAGCGCTGACCGGCTTTTACACCAAGTACGGCGACGGCGGCGTGGACCTCACCCCGCTCTCCGGCCTGACCAAGCGGCAGGGCGCCCAACTGCTCGCGCACCTCGGCGCCCCGGAAGGAACGTGGCGCAAGGTGCCCACTGCCGACCTCGAGGACGACCGCCCCGGCCTGCCCGACGAGGTGGCCCTCGGCGTGACCTACGCCCAGATCGACGCCTACCTCGAAGGTCGCGAGGTCAGCGACGAAGCCGCCGCCCGGCTCGAACGC